Part of the Planctomycetia bacterium genome is shown below.
TGTCCGCGGAAACCAAGGCCAAACAGCCCGTCGGCGCCGTGACCGCTCCTGCGGTTGCTCCCTTTGATCCGTGGGGCAGCGAGCAGCCTGCCGCGTTTCATCCCTGGGAGGGGGGCGTCGCGACGGAAGAGCAGGCCCGCCAGAACTCCAACTGCGGCAACTGCGACACCGTCTGGGGCAACGTCAACTACGGAAACGGCTACGCGAATCTCCCCTTGCCGTCTTGGACCGACATGCCTCGCTGGTACGCCGGCTTCGAAGGCGTGTTCCTGACACGAGATAACGGCGAAGATTTCACCGTCGCGACTCAAGGCGCCCGAGGACCGGAGGCGCTGTCGACCGAAGACCTGGATCATGAATTGCGCCCCGGCGTGCGCTTCACGTTGGGTCGAACGATCAACGACTACTTTCGCGTCGAAGGCACTTACCTCGGTCAGCAACATTGGGACGATACCGTTACCGTGCGCAACGAATCGCCGAACGCACTTGGCGGGGATGGAAACCTGTTCTCCTTTTTCTCGCAATTCGGGAACCCGGCCGCTATCGTGGGCTTGGATTACAACGATCGGGTGACGATCAGCGACACGTCCGACTTCAACAGCGCCGAAATCAATATCCGGTATCGCGCCCCCATTCGTTGCGGCGCCTTCGAGGCGGTGCTGCTTTGCGGTGTGCGTTATGTCAACGTGGAGGAGACTTTTCAGTACCTTTCTTCAACGAGCGTGCCGGCGCAGTTTGGCACGACGCGCCAAATTGATGTTGCTACCACGAACGACCTCATCGGCGGGCAGATCGGCGGCAACGTCATCTATCGAGCGAGTCAACGCTGGTGGCTCAACCTCGATGGCAAAGTGGGCGTCTTCGGCAATTCCGCCCGTCAGAGCACCGATTTCTTTTCCGTGGGCGCCGCTGACTTCTCGGGCGAAGCCCAAACCGGCGCCACGGCCTTTATGGGCGATGTCCGCATCGAAAGTTGCTTTCAGTTGTTTCCGCGCCTGACGGTGATCGCCGGCTACCAGGCAATGGGAATCGACGGCCTCGCGCTTGGCATGAACAACCTTCAACGCGATTTCAACATCCTCACCCAAGGCCCGGCGGAAGTGGATGACAACGGCACGTTGATCTATCACGGCCCGACGGTCGGTATGGTGTGGAACTGGTAGCGTCGGGCGCAGGAGTTGTTCGCGGTCAGGCACTGGTCGCCGCAGTTTCGGGTTCATCGACGTAGTTGTAGAAGACGTTGCGGCGCTGCGGGATGTAGCCGGCCTCGCGAATCGCTCCCTTGATTTGATCGAGCGTCAGGTGGTGGACGGTGCCAGCGGCCGCCACGACGTTCTCCTCGATCATCAGGCTGCCCATGTCATTGCAGCCGTAAAGGAGCGAGAGCTCGCCGATCTTCAGCCCCTGGGTGACCCAACTCGATTGAATATTGGCGAAGTTGTCGAGGTAGAGGCGGCTCACGGCTAAAGTCTTCAGATACTCGAATGATCCGGCCGCCGGGATGTGCGCGAGATCCGTGTGCTCCGGCTGAAACGTCCAGCAGATGAACGCTGTGAAGCCTGCGGTTTCGTCTTGGAGTTGCCGCAATCGCTCCAGATGCTCGATCCGCTCGGCCAACGTTTCCACGTGGCCGAACATCATAGTCGCGCTGCCGATTCCGCCCAACTCGTGCCAGACGCGACAGACGTTCAGCCAATCGTCCGTCATCACTTTTCCGCGTGTGATCTCGGCGCGGACGCGATCGACGAGAATCTCGGCGCCGCCTCCCGGTAGGCTGCCCAGGCCCGCGGCTTTGAGGCGCTCCAGCACCGTTCTTAGCGGAAGCTTCGAGACTTTGGTGAAGTGATGAATCTCCGGCGGGCTGAAGCCGTGGACATTCACCTGCGGGAACCGGCGCTTGATGTCCTGGAGTAATTCCTCGTACCACTCCAGCTTAAACTCCGGGTGGAGCCCGCCCTGCATCAGAACTTGATCGCCCCCGAGGGCCACCGTTTCCTCGATTTTTTTCAACAGCACTTCGCGATCGAGGACATAGCCTTCGTCGTGCTTTGGCTTGCGATAGAAAGCGCAGAAGTCGCAGACGGCAGTACAGACGTTCGTGTAATTGATGTTGCGATCGATGTTGAACGTGCGGAATGGTTCCGGATGCAAGCGGCGCACGACGGCGTCGGCGGCGCGGCCAAGCGCAGTCAGGTCGTGCGACTGCAACAGCCGCAGGCCCTCGGCGGGGGCAAGTCGCTCGCCGGCGACCGCCTTATCGAGCAGGTTGATCAATGGCGATTCCAAGGTCGAGTCCTTCCGGCGCCAGCCCAAGTTCGGCGGCGAACCGGTAAAAAGTGGCGAGTCCGCGGAGTTCCGCTTCGCCCAAGTAGAAATGAAGGTTGTCTCGCAGGTAGTCCAGGCATTCCGGTCGCGTGAGACCCAACGGCGCGGCCTCGCGTTCGGCGATTTCGTTCAGGTTTCGCACTCCGAGATCGCGGGCCGCGGCCAGCGTATCTCCGATGCCCGACAAATCGGTGTCGGCGCGTGCGACCCACATGGCAAAAACAAAGGGAAGACCCGTGAATCTCTGCCACTCGTCGCCAAGATCCCACACGCACTCAAAGCGCTCCAGCGGTGAATGCATGGCGCGATCGCCAATCAACAACACCGCATCGGCGTTCGCCTGAGCCAGCGAATCGCCAATCGGCAAGGCGGTCAATTCCGGCCGCAATCCAAAACGCTTGCGAAGCAGAATCTGAACCAGCGCGGCGCTCGTTCGGGAGCCTTCGTCCAACGCCAGGCTGCGAATCCGAGCCGGCGGCACGCGGCTAAAGAGCTTCACGCTCAACACCGGGCCTTGGCAAGCGATGCAAGCGTCGGAAACGATCGCGTAATTTCTGCCCTGGAAATACTCGATCGATGGAATGAGTGCGATGTCGTACCGCCCGGCGGCCAGTCCGTCGGCCAGACGGCTGGGAAGATCGAAATGCAATTCCACGTGCGGCGCCAAATCCCTCAACCCAAACACTAGCGGTTTGGTGTTCAAGTAATTCACGGCTCCGACGCGGGTTCCGATGGGATCGACAGCCATGGCGAGAAATATAGTTGCCGGTGGCGCTGGACGACAAGGCGGTCACGAGCCGCCGTACCGCCAGGGAACCGAGATCTTGCCGTGGCATTAACCGAAAGCGTGCACCGTCGGCCGGCAGCGCACCATGAGCCTCCGACGAATGCTTGCAACCAATGAAAAGAGCCATCCCGTGCGGGATGGCTCTGAAAGATCACATCAGTGCAGACCAGCGAATCGAAGCAGTTAGACCGCCAGGGCTTCCCTGCGTCGCCGAATTACCGCTCCGACGCCAGCCATGCTTCCGGCGGTGAGCCAGAAAACGATGGAAGCCGGTTCGGGAATCAAGATCAATACGTCTTGTGCAGGATCGCCCTTGCGATGCGAATACTTCTTCTTGCCATACTTGTCGACCGTGTAGCGATCCGACCAGACGATCTGGGCGACCCGCACAAGTCCGATACCCGTCCAGGTACCGTCCAGCACTTTCGACTTGGCCAGGTCGACGAAGACCTTCGCCTTTGCTTCAATGTCGTCGTTGAGCCCCTTGAAGGTGCTGCTGCTATACGACGTATAGCCTGACTCCTTCTGAATCAACCACAGCGCGGCCTGCAACCCGTTGGCACTCAGGATATGTGCAGCGGTGTTATTCCCGTAGCTATAGCCCGCCAACGTGCCCATCCGGAAATGCCAATAGAGAAACGCTGCCATGGGATCCAAGGCCTTGCCCGAGGACGTATGGTCCGAAATGGCAGAGACGAAAAATCCCTTGTCGGAGAAATCCAACGACTGATTTCGCTCCACACAAAAAGTGCGGAACAAATCCGGCGTCGAATTCGTCGCCGGCAACTTCACGGTGCCATACTCGCCGCCGCCAATGTTGCCTTCACGATCACGGAACCAGACTTTATCGCCGACCTCCAGGTCTTCGTCGAGCACAGGATTCGCCTGAGCGATCCCGAAACCCGATACCACGAGGGCCAGAGCCAGCAGGGCCCCGGTCAGCTTCGCGGATTTTGTACGCCAGAATTGATACATGTATTCCACCAAGTTGATTCAAGTCATGGGTGCCGAATCAAGCGAGCCAGGTGGCAGGAGCCGATCTCCTGCCACCCGACGAGAGCTTGCTGAGCGATCAGAGCTACTAAGGCCCTTAGCCCAAATTCCACTTGCCGCGACGAATGCGATGGCCCGCAACGAAGCAGCCGCCGATCAGCGTCCAGGCCAGCACGGAAGCCGGCTCGGGGATGATCTCGATGACTTGATCTTGGCCCAAGCCGTCGGTCGGCGACAAGGCGTACAGATTCGCCTTCTTCTGACCAACAGTGGCGACGGCGCTATCCAGATAGGACTGGGCCAGCAATGCGATGGTTCCGCCCGGCTGATTCGCGGTGAACAAGCCAGAGCTCAAGTCGGTACCGGTGTCATAGACCAGTTCCCAAACCGCCATCTGGAACGCGACTTTCGCATTCGCAACGTTCAGCACATCGGGGCTGCCCGGGAATTGCGACGAGATCAACTGGTACCACATTCTCCGCAGGACATTGGCCGTGTTGCCAAAATCCAGGTTCGTCAGCGCGGTGTCCGGCTTCGGCGCGTCTTCCAAAGCGATCACTTCGTACTCTTCGTCGACCCCAAAGCCGTCCGTGTGTTGGTTGACTTCAATGCAGAAGGACACGAAGGCGCTGGTCGAAGAGTCGCCCGAAATCGTGCGGAACCGAATGTTGTCCGGATTAACACTCACATCGTAGGTGAAGGGACCGGTGCCACCGGCGTTCCAGCCGCCAACGTTCAGGGTGACGCCCGAGCCCACCGATGGAGCCACGCCGGAATTGGTGGCCTTCGCCGCGGTAATGACCGAAGCATCAACTGCCGGCGTCGCGACCGAGAAAACGATTGACAAGCAAGCCACGGCTGCCGCTGCCCTCAGCAACTGTCTCATTGGGAACCTCCGACTCATGGTGTAGAAAATGACGATCAATGGCGGGAACGCTGCTGCACAGTGCTGATCTTAATCGTGGGAGGGATCGTGTCAATTGGTTGATTTGCGTTTTCTGGGAAATTCGTGAGCGCACACCCTACACGTGGCGGTTGTTCCGGTTGTTGCGGACCTCCGTTTGGCTCCTGTTTCGCCAAGAAATGGATCGCAAGTCTAATTGCATCAACCGGTTGCGTACTTCAATGCGGCCCACGGCAATGCCGCGACCGCCCGACGCCGATCACGAGCGCCACAGCAGCTGCAAACGCAAGGGAGCTTGGCTCGGGGACGGCCGTCGGTAGCCCACCGCCGAAATTGCCTCGGACTAGGTTGAGGTCCGTGATGTTTACCCGACCGTCGGGCGGAAATGCATCTCCGAGTAATCCGATTTCGCCAACCTCACCGAAATTGTTGCGAACGTTGATCAGGTCGACAACGTTGACCTTGCCGTCTCCGTTCGTGTCTCCGGGGATCGCCGGAAAAACGTCCAGAGTCACCCCATCGGCATAGTGCCCATCGAATTCGATAGTGGTACGGTCGTTGAAGATATTCTCCGAAGCTTCTACCAGGGCGTATATTCCAACCGTTTCACTGGGAAGCATCCAAGTCAGCGTATGCTGCTCCCAAGTGGCGGGATTGGAGTCGCTCAACATAGTGCTCTCCAATCG
Proteins encoded:
- the mqnC gene encoding cyclic dehypoxanthinyl futalosine synthase, whose translation is MESPLINLLDKAVAGERLAPAEGLRLLQSHDLTALGRAADAVVRRLHPEPFRTFNIDRNINYTNVCTAVCDFCAFYRKPKHDEGYVLDREVLLKKIEETVALGGDQVLMQGGLHPEFKLEWYEELLQDIKRRFPQVNVHGFSPPEIHHFTKVSKLPLRTVLERLKAAGLGSLPGGGAEILVDRVRAEITRGKVMTDDWLNVCRVWHELGGIGSATMMFGHVETLAERIEHLERLRQLQDETAGFTAFICWTFQPEHTDLAHIPAAGSFEYLKTLAVSRLYLDNFANIQSSWVTQGLKIGELSLLYGCNDMGSLMIEENVVAAAGTVHHLTLDQIKGAIREAGYIPQRRNVFYNYVDEPETAATSA
- a CDS encoding menaquinone biosynthesis protein encodes the protein MAVDPIGTRVGAVNYLNTKPLVFGLRDLAPHVELHFDLPSRLADGLAAGRYDIALIPSIEYFQGRNYAIVSDACIACQGPVLSVKLFSRVPPARIRSLALDEGSRTSAALVQILLRKRFGLRPELTALPIGDSLAQANADAVLLIGDRAMHSPLERFECVWDLGDEWQRFTGLPFVFAMWVARADTDLSGIGDTLAAARDLGVRNLNEIAEREAAPLGLTRPECLDYLRDNLHFYLGEAELRGLATFYRFAAELGLAPEGLDLGIAIDQPAR